Proteins from a single region of Flavobacterium sp. YJ01:
- a CDS encoding MarC family NAAT transporter encodes MELFIYLFAALFSVLNPIGTVPIFVGLTQHDSQKERSRISLWTAINVFIILLVSYFIGQYVLTFFGISIDALRIAGGIVIVNSGFSLLSGKFNKKRGINKKIENEAQQRNDIALTPLAIPMLAGPGSMSLLIAFYQEHHELNEIIISSLAILAIAVAIFAILKSAHYLARILGASGIVAISRIVGFIVISIGIQYIVSALVNIIKGNF; translated from the coding sequence ATGGAATTATTTATTTACTTATTTGCTGCTTTATTTTCTGTACTAAACCCAATTGGAACCGTCCCTATTTTCGTTGGATTAACACAACACGATTCACAAAAAGAAAGATCTAGAATTTCTCTTTGGACAGCTATTAATGTTTTTATTATTTTATTGGTGTCTTATTTTATTGGACAATATGTATTGACTTTTTTTGGAATTAGCATTGACGCTTTGAGAATTGCCGGCGGAATTGTAATTGTAAATTCTGGGTTTTCTTTACTTTCTGGAAAATTCAATAAAAAACGAGGAATCAATAAGAAAATTGAAAATGAGGCACAGCAACGAAATGATATTGCCCTTACACCTTTAGCAATTCCGATGTTGGCTGGCCCTGGATCAATGTCTCTTTTGATTGCTTTTTATCAGGAACATCATGAATTGAACGAAATCATAATTTCTTCATTAGCAATTCTTGCTATTGCAGTTGCGATTTTTGCTATTTTAAAAAGCGCTCATTATTTGGCTAGAATTTTAGGTGCCTCTGGTATTGTTGCTATTTCTAGAATTGTTGGTTTTATAGTTATTTCTATCGGAATTCAATATATCGTAAGTGCTCTTGTAAATATTATCAAAGGAAATTTTTAA
- a CDS encoding CoA-binding protein, with the protein MKSKKTLVIGASTNPERYSYRAVNMLVGKGHSVLAIGQKAGEVAGVKIQTKAIPVKNIDTITLYLNPVRQRDYYNYIIEAQPKRVIFNPGTENPELYQLLELNDIQVEVACTLVLLATSQY; encoded by the coding sequence ATGAAAAGTAAAAAAACATTAGTTATTGGAGCATCTACAAATCCAGAGCGTTATTCTTATAGAGCTGTAAATATGTTGGTTGGGAAAGGGCATTCTGTTTTGGCTATAGGTCAAAAAGCGGGAGAGGTTGCTGGAGTAAAAATTCAGACTAAAGCAATTCCAGTTAAAAATATTGATACAATTACTTTATATCTTAATCCTGTTCGTCAGAGAGATTATTATAATTACATCATTGAAGCACAGCCTAAAAGAGTAATTTTTAATCCAGGTACAGAAAATCCAGAATTATATCAGTTGCTAGAATTAAACGATATTCAGGTTGAAGTTGCTTGTACTTTGGTTTTACTGGCTACAAGTCAATATTAA
- the recR gene encoding recombination mediator RecR, with the protein MEFSSKLIEKAVNEMSQLPGIGKRTALRLVLHLLKQPKEQTSFLSQALINMREDIKFCENCHNISDTKICEICANTGRNHETICIVEDIRDVMAIENTGQYKGIYHVLGGKISPIEGVGPNQLNISSLVDKVKSGKVVEIIFALSSTMEGDTTNFYIYKQITDYEVIISTIARGISVGDELEYADEITLGRSILHRVPFEKTFKNN; encoded by the coding sequence ATGGAATTTTCATCAAAATTAATTGAAAAAGCAGTTAACGAAATGTCTCAATTGCCTGGTATAGGCAAACGTACAGCACTTCGTTTGGTTCTCCATTTGTTAAAACAGCCAAAAGAACAAACTTCTTTTCTGTCTCAGGCGTTAATTAATATGCGTGAGGATATTAAGTTTTGCGAAAACTGCCATAATATTTCAGACACTAAAATTTGTGAAATATGTGCCAATACGGGACGAAACCATGAAACGATCTGTATAGTTGAGGATATTCGAGATGTAATGGCAATTGAAAATACAGGTCAATATAAAGGTATTTATCATGTTCTAGGCGGTAAAATTTCGCCTATCGAAGGTGTAGGACCAAATCAATTAAATATTTCAAGTTTAGTAGATAAAGTTAAATCTGGAAAAGTGGTTGAAATTATTTTTGCGCTAAGCTCTACGATGGAGGGCGATACAACCAATTTTTATATCTATAAACAAATTACAGATTATGAAGTTATTATCTCAACAATTGCAAGAGGAATATCTGTTGGTGACGAACTTGAATATGCAGATGAAATTACTCTAGGGAGAAGTATTCTTCATCGGGTTCCTTTTGAAAAAACGTTTAAAAATAATTAA
- a CDS encoding polysaccharide biosynthesis/export family protein, with product MTKNSFYLLLLISVLFTSCIPMKDLVYLQDKNTSSEQNKIASVENKPYRVQVSDVISIDIKAIDPKLVSIFNKTNVEVETGKSDSSLYFDGFTVDDHGNIRVPILGEINVIGYTLEEIRVIIEKKLLEEYFKTDANIFVTVKLAGFSYTINGEVGSTGTKTLYKDKVTILEAIANSGDITIVGNRKEVTIIRQTPTGVQMHDIDLTDRNVMKSPYYYLQPNDYIYVKPLKQKTWGTGQTGIQSIGTIITLLSLATTVYLIIRN from the coding sequence ATGACAAAAAACAGCTTTTATTTATTGTTATTAATTTCGGTATTGTTTACTTCATGTATACCGATGAAAGATCTGGTTTATCTTCAAGACAAAAATACTTCGAGTGAGCAAAACAAAATTGCTTCGGTAGAAAATAAACCCTACAGAGTACAAGTTAGTGATGTTATAAGTATTGATATAAAAGCAATAGATCCCAAGCTGGTTTCTATTTTTAATAAAACAAATGTAGAAGTTGAAACAGGAAAATCAGACTCGTCTTTGTATTTTGACGGATTTACAGTTGATGATCATGGAAATATTAGAGTGCCAATTTTAGGAGAGATAAATGTTATCGGTTATACACTCGAAGAAATTAGGGTAATAATTGAAAAAAAATTACTTGAGGAATATTTTAAAACAGATGCAAATATTTTTGTAACCGTAAAATTAGCTGGTTTTAGTTATACAATCAATGGAGAGGTTGGAAGTACAGGAACAAAAACGTTATATAAAGATAAAGTGACAATTTTAGAAGCTATTGCAAATTCGGGAGATATTACAATTGTTGGTAATAGAAAAGAAGTAACTATAATCCGTCAGACTCCAACTGGGGTTCAAATGCATGATATTGATCTAACCGATCGCAATGTGATGAAATCTCCCTATTATTATCTACAGCCGAACGATTATATTTATGTAAAGCCATTGAAACAGAAAACTTGGGGAACAGGTCAAACGGGAATCCAGTCAATAGGAACAATCATAACATTGTTGTCTTTAGCAACAACTGTTTACCTTATTATTAGAAATTAA
- a CDS encoding polysaccharide biosynthesis tyrosine autokinase, with protein sequence MLDIKDFSIFENHANFDFKGLLLKIVSYWKWFLISLIIAFTIAYQINIRKEKIYAMETMVSIKEESNPFFTSNTSLVFNWGGVSDQVNGISTILKSRSHNELVVSKLQFYIDYLEQGKYNFIDSYGAVPFYVDIDKSKGQIAGTLIKITFLSENQYKISIPFEGDSVSLITYSTNTYSNTSVQAGDFSKTYKVGDQVNLPFLNWKLQITDNPGFYKGKEYYVRFNNFDGTVASYRGIGVDGDKNGGSILTLSMQGGNKARMVDYLNSTVKMLIKKQLDGKNQFATNTIRFIDSTLVAMESQLKQTGNELKTFQKDKNIYQIEDGGARVSDKIMTFDVEKDQITRKIAYYNSLKSYLNSSTDYSRLPAPSVAGIEDPNIISNVSKLIALSTQRSEMAYAVKSEKIFKDFDNQMVAIKNVLQENIASAKVSLISDLSMVNAKIGQAESTVKKLPEEQQELLKIKRKYDLNDNIYTEFLQKRNEAEIVKASNLSDIHFIDPAKDIGGGLIGPKTSANYILALFLGILIPLLFVFGIFFINNSIQNTEDISKLTQIPLLGVIGVNKSDISLAVFDKPKSALSEAFRGIRSSLQFLYKKQQVNGSKTLMITSSISGEGKTFCSINIATVFALSEKKTVIVGLDLRKPRLADEFQLTSSLGVVNYLIRQNSLEEITNSTIVPNLDVILSGPIPPNPSELILGESMKELIDELKKKYDYIILDTPPVGLVADSLELVQFADVTLYIVRQNYTKKEMITLLNTRMKRGELSNVSIVLNGYENKAKYGGGYGYGYGYGAYANGYHDEESKRGFWKTLLNRFKKH encoded by the coding sequence ATGTTAGATATTAAAGATTTTTCCATTTTTGAAAATCATGCCAATTTTGATTTCAAAGGTCTTTTATTGAAGATTGTTAGTTATTGGAAATGGTTTCTAATAAGTTTGATTATTGCATTTACAATTGCTTATCAAATAAACATTCGTAAAGAAAAAATTTACGCAATGGAAACTATGGTTTCTATTAAAGAAGAAAGTAATCCTTTCTTTACCTCTAATACAAGTCTGGTTTTTAATTGGGGAGGCGTATCGGATCAAGTTAATGGAATTTCGACAATTCTTAAATCTAGATCTCATAATGAATTGGTTGTAAGTAAACTGCAGTTTTATATTGATTACTTAGAACAAGGAAAATACAATTTTATTGACTCTTACGGGGCGGTTCCTTTTTATGTTGATATTGATAAATCGAAAGGACAAATTGCTGGTACATTAATAAAGATTACATTTTTAAGTGAAAATCAGTATAAAATTAGCATTCCTTTTGAAGGTGATTCAGTGTCACTGATAACATACAGTACTAATACATATAGCAATACTTCTGTTCAGGCTGGAGATTTTTCTAAAACCTATAAAGTCGGAGATCAAGTTAATTTGCCTTTTTTAAATTGGAAGCTGCAAATAACAGATAATCCTGGTTTTTATAAAGGAAAAGAATATTACGTTAGATTTAATAATTTTGACGGAACCGTTGCAAGCTACAGAGGAATCGGTGTAGATGGAGATAAAAATGGAGGATCAATTTTAACTCTGTCAATGCAAGGAGGTAATAAAGCAAGGATGGTTGATTATTTAAATTCTACCGTAAAAATGCTTATTAAAAAGCAACTTGATGGCAAAAACCAATTTGCAACAAATACTATTAGGTTTATAGATAGTACTTTGGTTGCAATGGAATCCCAATTAAAGCAAACAGGAAATGAGCTGAAAACATTTCAAAAAGATAAGAATATTTATCAAATCGAAGATGGAGGAGCTAGAGTTTCTGATAAAATAATGACTTTTGATGTTGAAAAAGATCAAATTACTCGAAAAATAGCATACTACAATTCATTAAAATCCTATTTAAACAGTAGTACCGATTATTCAAGACTTCCAGCGCCTTCTGTGGCAGGAATTGAAGATCCAAATATCATATCAAATGTTTCAAAATTAATAGCACTTTCTACACAAAGATCTGAAATGGCCTATGCTGTAAAAAGTGAAAAAATATTTAAGGATTTTGACAATCAAATGGTAGCCATAAAAAATGTGCTTCAAGAAAATATTGCTTCAGCGAAAGTTTCCTTGATCTCTGATTTGTCAATGGTTAATGCCAAGATTGGTCAGGCTGAAAGTACAGTAAAGAAACTTCCTGAAGAACAGCAGGAGTTGTTAAAAATCAAGCGTAAATATGATTTAAATGATAATATTTACACCGAATTTCTTCAAAAAAGAAATGAAGCAGAGATTGTAAAAGCCTCTAATTTGTCTGATATTCATTTTATAGATCCGGCAAAAGATATTGGTGGAGGATTAATTGGTCCTAAAACTTCAGCAAATTATATTCTGGCTTTATTTTTAGGAATATTAATTCCTTTATTGTTCGTTTTTGGAATTTTCTTTATAAATAATTCCATTCAAAATACTGAGGATATTAGCAAATTAACTCAAATACCACTACTTGGTGTAATTGGTGTTAATAAAAGCGATATTAGTTTAGCTGTATTTGATAAGCCAAAGTCCGCATTATCAGAGGCTTTTCGTGGAATTCGTTCTTCATTGCAGTTTTTGTATAAAAAACAACAAGTTAACGGTTCAAAAACTTTAATGATTACTTCATCAATAAGTGGAGAAGGAAAAACATTTTGTTCTATAAATATTGCAACTGTTTTTGCTTTAAGCGAAAAGAAAACAGTAATTGTTGGTTTAGATTTAAGAAAACCAAGATTGGCAGATGAATTTCAGTTAACTTCTTCTTTGGGCGTTGTTAATTATCTTATAAGACAAAACAGCTTGGAAGAAATTACAAATTCGACTATAGTTCCAAATTTAGATGTCATTCTTTCTGGACCAATTCCGCCAAATCCTTCAGAGCTTATTTTAGGAGAATCAATGAAAGAGTTAATTGATGAATTGAAGAAAAAATATGATTATATAATTTTGGATACGCCTCCTGTTGGTTTGGTTGCAGATTCTCTAGAATTAGTTCAGTTTGCAGATGTTACACTATACATTGTTAGACAAAATTATACTAAGAAAGAAATGATTACGTTGTTAAACACCAGAATGAAACGTGGAGAGTTAAGCAATGTTAGTATTGTTTTAAACGGCTATGAAAACAAGGCGAAATATGGCGGAGGTTATGGCTATGGCTACGGATATGGGGCTTATGCAAATGGTTATCATGATGAAGAAAGCAAACGTGGCTTTTGGAAAACACTCTTAAATAGATTTAAAAAACACTAA
- a CDS encoding SDR family oxidoreductase, whose amino-acid sequence MENVTKRTILITGGAGFIGSNLTEYFLGLGYKVVCLDNFSTGHRRNLKDFLDNPNFKLIEGDIRNLNDCFLAVEGADFVLHQAALGSVPRSIKDPITTNDVNVSGFLNMLTAARDAKVKRFVYAASSSTYGDSQGLPKVEEVIGKPLSPYAITKYVNELYAEIFSKTYGLETIGLRYFNVFGRKQDPNGAYAAVIPKFVKQFMSYESPVINGDGNYSRDFTYIDNVIQMNELAITSQNPEAINTVYNTAFGDRNTLNDLVKYLKQYLSEFDSKINDVQVVYGENRAGDIPHSLASIEKAKKMLGYNPKYSLQEGLKEAVGWYWNNLK is encoded by the coding sequence ATGGAAAACGTGACGAAAAGAACAATTTTAATAACCGGAGGTGCTGGTTTTATCGGTTCAAATTTAACGGAGTATTTTTTAGGATTAGGTTATAAAGTGGTTTGTTTAGACAATTTTTCTACTGGACACCGCCGTAATTTGAAAGATTTCCTAGATAATCCAAATTTTAAATTAATTGAGGGTGATATTCGAAATCTTAACGATTGTTTTTTAGCAGTTGAAGGAGCAGATTTTGTTTTACATCAGGCGGCTTTGGGTTCGGTTCCTAGATCAATAAAAGATCCCATTACAACAAATGATGTTAATGTTTCCGGATTTTTAAATATGCTAACGGCAGCTCGCGATGCTAAAGTTAAGCGTTTTGTTTATGCGGCAAGTTCATCAACTTATGGAGATTCGCAAGGATTGCCTAAAGTGGAAGAAGTTATCGGAAAACCATTATCTCCCTATGCAATTACTAAATATGTAAACGAATTGTATGCTGAAATTTTTAGTAAAACGTACGGATTAGAAACTATTGGACTTCGTTATTTTAATGTTTTCGGAAGAAAGCAAGATCCTAATGGAGCATACGCAGCGGTTATTCCGAAATTTGTGAAGCAGTTTATGAGTTATGAAAGTCCAGTGATTAATGGAGATGGAAATTATTCTCGTGATTTTACTTATATCGATAATGTAATTCAGATGAATGAATTGGCAATCACTTCTCAAAATCCAGAAGCAATTAATACAGTTTATAATACTGCATTTGGTGATAGAAATACATTAAATGACTTAGTGAAATATTTAAAACAATACTTATCTGAATTTGATTCGAAAATAAATGATGTGCAAGTTGTTTATGGAGAGAATAGAGCAGGCGATATTCCTCATTCGTTAGCAAGTATAGAAAAAGCAAAGAAAATGCTGGGTTATAATCCGAAATACTCTTTGCAAGAAGGCTTGAAAGAAGCAGTTGGATGGTATTGGAATAATTTAAAATAA
- a CDS encoding UDP-glucose 6-dehydrogenase: MKITKICCIGAGYVGGPTMAVIAQKCPDIQVTVVDLNEQRIADWNDPNPENIPIYEPGLSEIVSQARGRNLFFSTDVDKAIDEAQMIFISVNTPTKTYGKGKGMAADLKYIELCARQIARVAKQNKIVVEKSTLPVRTAEAIKSILDNTGNGVQFQILSNPEFLAEGTAVTDLLNPDRILIGGDTTPEGEEAINALVDVYSNWVSKNRILTTNVWSSELSKLTANAFLAQRISSINAMSELCEKTGANVSEVAKAIGMDSRIGSKFLKASVGFGGSCFQKDILNLVYIAKSYGLNEVADYWEQVIIMNDHQKRRFSNKIVQTLYNTVADKKIAFLGWAFKKDTNDTRESAAIYVADDLINEQAKISVYDPKVARNKMISDLDYLETRTSQENSSYLEALDNAYDACKDAHAVAVLTEWDEFTTYDWQKIYDSMHKPAFVFDGRNILDAKQLESIGFIYQGIGS, encoded by the coding sequence ATGAAAATTACAAAAATTTGCTGCATAGGCGCAGGATATGTTGGTGGTCCTACAATGGCAGTTATTGCTCAAAAATGTCCAGATATTCAAGTTACAGTTGTTGATTTAAATGAACAAAGAATTGCAGATTGGAATGATCCAAATCCAGAAAATATTCCAATTTACGAGCCAGGTCTTTCAGAAATAGTTTCGCAAGCGAGAGGACGCAATTTGTTTTTTTCTACAGATGTTGACAAAGCGATAGATGAAGCACAAATGATATTTATTTCGGTAAATACGCCAACTAAGACTTACGGAAAAGGAAAAGGAATGGCAGCCGATTTAAAATATATTGAATTATGCGCGAGACAAATTGCACGAGTTGCAAAACAAAATAAAATTGTAGTAGAAAAATCGACTTTGCCAGTTCGAACAGCAGAAGCGATTAAGAGCATATTAGATAACACTGGAAATGGAGTTCAATTTCAGATTTTATCAAACCCAGAATTTTTGGCAGAAGGTACAGCTGTAACAGATCTGTTAAACCCAGATAGAATTTTGATTGGTGGCGATACAACTCCAGAAGGTGAAGAAGCTATAAATGCATTGGTTGATGTTTATTCTAATTGGGTAAGCAAAAATCGAATTTTAACAACAAATGTTTGGTCTTCAGAATTATCAAAACTTACCGCAAATGCTTTTCTGGCACAACGTATTTCATCAATAAATGCAATGTCAGAATTATGTGAAAAAACAGGAGCAAATGTTTCTGAAGTAGCAAAAGCAATTGGTATGGACAGCAGAATTGGATCTAAATTTCTAAAAGCATCAGTTGGTTTTGGTGGATCTTGCTTTCAAAAAGATATTTTGAATTTAGTTTACATCGCAAAATCATACGGATTAAATGAAGTAGCAGATTATTGGGAACAAGTTATTATTATGAATGATCATCAGAAAAGAAGATTTTCTAATAAAATTGTTCAAACATTATATAATACAGTTGCAGATAAAAAAATCGCATTTCTTGGTTGGGCTTTCAAAAAAGATACCAACGATACAAGAGAATCTGCGGCTATTTATGTTGCAGACGATTTAATAAACGAGCAAGCTAAAATTTCGGTTTACGATCCAAAAGTGGCAAGAAATAAAATGATTAGTGATTTGGATTATTTGGAAACAAGAACTAGCCAAGAAAATTCATCTTACTTAGAAGCGTTAGATAATGCTTATGATGCTTGTAAAGACGCACATGCTGTTGCTGTTTTAACAGAATGGGATGAATTTACAACTTACGATTGGCAAAAAATTTACGATTCGATGCATAAACCGGCTTTTGTTTTTGATGGAAGAAATATTCTGGATGCAAAACAATTAGAATCAATTGGTTTTATTTACCAAGGAATAGGCTCTTAA
- a CDS encoding UpxY family transcription antiterminator, with protein MNWYVVYTKPKWEKKVADKLQQLGIKCYCPLVTQVKQWSDRKKKIEVPLFNSYVFVQIADTERSSVFQVAGVIRYLFWLGKPAIVKDEEINIIKTNLESPNISDVSVSTLQVGDKIKLESGAFSNQSAIVQEVSNNYYTLVLETLGCVLKIKYK; from the coding sequence ATGAATTGGTACGTAGTTTATACAAAACCGAAATGGGAAAAAAAAGTTGCTGATAAACTCCAACAATTAGGAATAAAGTGTTATTGTCCTTTAGTTACTCAGGTTAAACAATGGTCAGACAGGAAGAAGAAAATAGAAGTGCCACTTTTTAATTCTTATGTTTTTGTTCAAATAGCAGATACAGAAAGAAGTTCGGTTTTTCAAGTTGCGGGAGTAATTCGATATTTGTTTTGGTTGGGCAAACCAGCTATTGTAAAAGATGAAGAGATTAACATTATAAAAACGAATCTTGAATCTCCGAATATTAGTGATGTTTCAGTTTCAACTTTACAAGTCGGGGACAAAATCAAATTAGAATCGGGAGCATTTAGTAATCAAAGTGCAATCGTGCAAGAAGTATCTAATAATTATTATACTCTTGTATTAGAAACTTTAGGCTGTGTTTTGAAAATAAAATATAAATAA
- a CDS encoding nucleotide sugar dehydrogenase, which yields MELEKNVKIAVIGLGYVGLPLARLFATKYSVVGFDINESRVNSLKSGTDTTLEVEDEVLQQVLVTDLNKKTGLYCTTSLNDIENCNYYIVTVPTPVDRNNRPDLTPLYKSSETVGKVLKKGDIVIYESTVYPGVTEEQCVPVLERVSGLKFNEDFFAGYSPERINPGDKEHTVEKILKVTSGSTPEIGVKVDALYKAVITAGTHLAPTIKVAEAAKVIENSQRDINIAFVNELAKIFNLMNIDTQEVLEAASTKWNFLPFKPGLVGGHCIGVDPYYLAQRAQEFGYHPEIILAGRRLNDSMGEYVASQIVKLMIKKGISVNGANLLMLGITFKENCPDVRNTKIVDVIKALKDYGIAVTIFDPLANVEEVKREYKLETINNLPAEKFDALVLGVAHSEFLDINFSSLQKDKSLIYDVKGVLGSLADNRL from the coding sequence ATGGAATTAGAAAAAAATGTAAAAATTGCGGTTATTGGTTTAGGCTATGTTGGTTTGCCTTTAGCCCGATTATTTGCTACAAAATATTCAGTAGTTGGCTTTGATATAAATGAATCAAGAGTCAATTCTTTAAAATCTGGAACAGATACTACTTTAGAGGTTGAAGACGAAGTTTTACAGCAAGTTTTGGTTACAGATCTTAATAAAAAAACAGGACTTTACTGTACTACTTCATTAAACGATATTGAGAATTGTAATTACTATATAGTGACAGTTCCTACTCCAGTTGATAGAAATAATAGACCAGATTTAACTCCTTTATATAAATCGAGTGAGACAGTTGGGAAGGTATTAAAAAAAGGAGATATTGTCATTTATGAGTCAACTGTATATCCTGGAGTTACAGAGGAGCAATGTGTTCCTGTTTTAGAAAGAGTTTCTGGCTTAAAGTTCAACGAAGATTTCTTTGCGGGATATTCTCCAGAAAGAATAAATCCGGGAGACAAAGAACATACGGTTGAAAAAATATTAAAAGTTACATCTGGTTCAACTCCTGAAATTGGAGTAAAAGTGGATGCGTTGTATAAAGCAGTTATTACGGCTGGAACACATTTAGCGCCAACAATAAAAGTTGCAGAAGCGGCAAAAGTTATTGAGAATTCGCAACGAGATATTAATATTGCATTTGTTAATGAATTAGCCAAAATATTCAACTTAATGAATATTGATACGCAAGAAGTTTTAGAAGCGGCATCTACAAAGTGGAATTTCTTACCTTTTAAACCAGGTCTTGTAGGTGGACACTGTATAGGAGTAGATCCTTATTATCTGGCACAAAGAGCACAAGAGTTTGGATATCATCCTGAAATAATTTTAGCAGGAAGACGTTTAAATGATAGCATGGGAGAATATGTAGCTTCACAGATTGTGAAACTAATGATCAAAAAAGGAATTTCTGTTAACGGAGCAAATTTGTTAATGCTTGGGATTACTTTTAAAGAAAACTGTCCAGATGTTAGAAACACTAAGATTGTTGATGTAATAAAAGCATTGAAAGATTACGGAATCGCCGTTACTATTTTTGATCCTCTCGCCAATGTTGAAGAAGTAAAAAGAGAGTACAAATTAGAAACAATAAATAATTTGCCTGCTGAAAAATTTGATGCTTTAGTATTAGGAGTTGCCCATTCGGAATTTCTTGATATTAATTTTTCAAGTTTGCAAAAAGATAAAAGTTTAATTTATGATGTAAAAGGAGTTTTAGGGTCTTTGGCTGATAATAGGCTTTAG
- a CDS encoding mannose-1-phosphate guanylyltransferase: MISDTTITHVILTGGVGSRLWPLSRKSRPKQYLEIFEGKSLFEMTVERNSHLASKVMVVGNVDNHQLSGKVMDKTGTSYINIIEATPRNTAAAIAFAAFASEPDDVLIITPSDHIIDQMENYNQAISEAISKANDGFIVTFGVIPTKPETGYGYIEAEGDNVISFREKPNETTAKEFISKGNFLWNSGMFCFKASVLLEELKKFQPDVYEKSKTVWEESKNGFLDLDLSMEIPSISIDYAVMERSKKIKVVPASFSWSDLGSFESVYDYLNSKGHSTDANGNMVIGCDKHTTFLGLKNTIFVYTETANLILQKENSQDVKDIYSELEKQNSELLN, translated from the coding sequence ATGATTTCAGATACAACTATTACGCATGTAATTCTTACGGGAGGAGTTGGGAGCCGATTATGGCCACTCTCCAGAAAAAGTCGACCAAAACAATATCTAGAAATATTTGAGGGAAAATCATTATTTGAAATGACAGTTGAAAGAAATAGTCATTTAGCAAGTAAAGTAATGGTTGTGGGGAATGTCGATAATCATCAATTAAGTGGGAAAGTAATGGATAAAACGGGTACTTCTTATATCAATATTATTGAAGCTACACCTAGAAATACAGCTGCAGCTATTGCTTTTGCAGCATTTGCATCGGAACCAGATGATGTATTAATTATTACTCCATCAGACCATATTATTGATCAAATGGAAAATTATAATCAAGCTATTTCTGAAGCTATTTCGAAAGCAAATGATGGTTTTATTGTGACTTTTGGTGTAATACCTACAAAACCTGAAACGGGTTATGGATATATAGAAGCAGAAGGAGATAATGTTATTTCATTTCGCGAAAAACCAAATGAAACAACTGCAAAAGAGTTTATCTCAAAAGGAAATTTTCTTTGGAATAGTGGAATGTTTTGCTTTAAAGCAAGCGTACTTTTAGAAGAATTGAAGAAATTCCAACCAGATGTTTATGAAAAATCAAAAACGGTTTGGGAAGAAAGTAAAAATGGGTTTTTAGATTTAGATTTATCAATGGAAATTCCATCAATCAGTATAGATTATGCTGTAATGGAAAGAAGTAAAAAAATCAAGGTTGTGCCAGCTTCTTTTTCATGGTCTGATTTAGGATCTTTCGAATCTGTTTATGATTATCTAAATTCAAAAGGACATTCTACAGATGCAAATGGTAATATGGTTATCGGTTGTGATAAACATACTACTTTCTTAGGATTAAAAAATACAATTTTTGTTTATACTGAAACTGCTAATTTAATTTTGCAAAAAGAAAATTCGCAAGATGTTAAAGATATTTATAGTGAATTAGAAAAGCAAAATTCTGAATTACTTAATTAG